A portion of the Drosophila sechellia strain sech25 chromosome 2R, ASM438219v1, whole genome shotgun sequence genome contains these proteins:
- the LOC6609084 gene encoding SH3 and multiple ankyrin repeat domains protein 1 isoform X2, with amino-acid sequence MSGPGAIDDEPPPEPRDGWLLVRIHVPELNVYKCLQFPSERLVWDVKQQVLASLPKELKESFNYGLFAPPANGKAGKFLDEERRLGDYPFNGPVGYLELKYKRRVYKMLTLDERQLKALHTRANLRRFLECINGGHVEKIAKMCAKGLDPNFHCSESGDTPLTVATGAKKPNKLLIALVNGGALLDYRTKDGTTALHRAVEHDSLEAVSTLLELGASPNYRDGRGITPLYISITRKCEAKITESLLHDHATLGIQDSQGWNEVHQVAVIAGNLELAEIIENYKSEDIVPFRGPPRYNPKRRSGIGWLSANGAAGAALLAAAGGGFGGAMVGSNGAANGNNGAGGVGLMLSHQNHQQHLAGHHQQQHMHHQHHQNHHQQLQQQQLPHLHTLQLHGPPSPCPSEHMLGAYSSASSSLSEGSSGHRSHEDDISIVTDKSLGDTSDIISDSSGVGTNSDSAACSIGHPSTTVVCMEPYAGNTVGHIRLQPGDVIEVVGSTDCGLLEGYVRGTNQSGFFPADCVQEVSLRQKHITNVMTASTGMAPQQQQQQHLQQAPAGSSAASYQGSPQLSLCGHSGSSSTLLQQPHQSPSLSVASNGSCQQPLESNGGGASGNGINNRNNNHSVGQYSSATAPRIKKSAYNAPRSVVLHRAKRGFGFILRGAKASSQLMQLRPSERFPALQYLDDVDPGGVADMAGLRPGDFLLTINGEDVSSASHEQVVEMIRSAGALVNLTVVSPQFPHQMQASAQYLPSGARAGSHHLNSGPSTPQSSHRQCATLPRKMTGPGGSGPASSSGGSVRMAPMPPRRDPKTTLSVGRARAKSMVAGLENGGEKEDDLPHTKSNSVESIATPTPTGIQTGPGTPVQLRTASIKARPTSSRITAAELEELFQRQQGEGSAANASRYATMMTSSRFQSGTDSGAATPPASNGSPMRSGPLVYGSVAEMKRKTARSKHGSGTLRGKPVATPTVGPGGAGGGRDLKRFHSTPDLHGPQLHGSASSIWQASGKGHHSQDDVATLHASLQRLNSNQGELKLGGLGAGSATGAGGAVLPPPNHPPPPPPVGQVVKVETRSSVSEYESTISLQQKLKKRAENDAVTSAAIDGVQSSFNPSANAKIYASPQELRNVMAWKLRQAQEKPSQETSAGSQQPVSQYAAPTQMRPAQQQQQQQQQAQQPPTALASHYAAPQVQVQQVQLVQQSPQQSAPQSPPAPPLPQAAPVPAQNGNGNGSTSGAGSAPPIPEPDYSCSESDGEDENSILVARNTKLNEKIALFDVPETSGNSQASGSSSNSGSASISHSLSVEEIQRIRSNLKTSKSSPNGFAKKPEDEKPQEQQQSHQQPQQLLQPGEDECDNSSSGVSSEQEQLALAAGVTLPGGGKPTDTIKKKPSVTIVEEPKTIPDQPSSNTSHTTKPMAKTTISIGGGGSTVPTATLTVKQLVQQQHAPVIQQQQQQLGSKQPVTAASTNKITQQSTINSNVMSPQVLGRIPSHHHQQQSSNPNQKLIATQQQILQQQQQQLAHQQHLQQILKAKAAAAGGASNTAVLVAKHQQKLHKGTSSGHESEMETRSDLEDDDGDLSPSPPAKAFQRHNSLTRKQAAAIAMQRGATRTTAVSLMQLPPPLEADSDGEPSQLTLQRQQAHHPSQTHPHPHQLQQQLQLQQQQQQQPMAAHIVGMLPSGQLVAVASGAVAGVPGVGATAVQQGNNNLQQLCTDNLVLAPPPQFCDCNDAKHAPQPHLPTSQYHPQQQQQQQHQQQQQQQQQLQQQLQQQQMLQMHQRLSGGAGAGAVGTLGRVRIVGAMPKANHHRLH; translated from the exons GAACTGAAGGAGAGCTTCAACTATGGCCTGTTTGCTCCACCTGCCAACGGCAAGGCGGGAAAATTCCTGGATGAAGAACGCCGCCTGGGCGATTATCCTTTCAACGGACCCGTGGGATATTTGGAG ctcAAGTACAAAAGGCGTGTGTACAAAATGTTGACCCTGGATGAACGCCAGCTGAAGGCCCTTCACACGCGGGCCAATCTGCGTCGCTTTCTGGAGTGCATCAATGGCGGACATGTGGAGAAGATAGCCAAGATGTGTGCCAAGGGCCTGGATCCCAATTTCCATTGCTCGGAAAGCGGAGATACTCCGTTGACAGTGGCCACGGGCGCCAAGAAGCCAAACAAACTGCTCATCGCTCTGGTCAACGGTGGAGCCTTGTTGGATTACAGGACGAAGGATGGCACCACAGCCCTGCACCGGGCTGTGGAGCACGACTCCTTGGAGGCGGTCAG CACACTCCTCGAATTGGGCGCCTCGCCGAACTACCGCGATGGGCGTGGCATCACCCCGCTGTACATCTCCATCACCAGGAAGTGTGAGGCGAAGATCACTGAGAGTCTGCTGCATGACCACGCCACGTTGGGAATCCAGGACAGCCAGGGCTGGAACGAGGTTCACCAG GTGGCTGTTATAGCCGGCAACTTGGAGCTGGCCGAAATCATTGAGAACTACAAGTCGGAGGATATTG TTCCCTTCCGCGGACCGCCGCGCTACAATCCGAAGCGCCGCTCGGGTATCGGGTGGTTGAGCGCCAATGGTGCCGCCGGCGCAGCTCTGCTGGCAGCGGCTGGAGGTGGTTTCGGTGGTGCGATGGTCGGCTCGAATGGCGCCGCCAACGGAAACAACGGGGCTGGCGGTGTTGGTCTGATGCTCAGCCATCAgaaccaccagcagcacctcGCCGGCCACCATCAGCAACAGCATatgcaccaccagcaccaccagaatcaccaccagcagctgcagcagcagcagttgcccCACCTGCACACCCTGCAGCTCCACGGCCCGCCATCGCCCTGCCCCTCGGAGCACATGCTGGGAGCCTACAGCTCCGCCAGCTCCAGCCTCTCCGAGGGCTCCTCCGGCCACCGGTCCCACGAGGACGACATCAGTATTGTGACAG ACAAATCCCTGGGCGACACCAGCGACATAATCAGCGATTCGTCGGGCGTGGGAACGAACTCGGATTCGGCAGCATGTTCCATCGGCCATCCCAGCACCACTGTGGTGTGCATGGAGCCATATGCTGGCAATACCGTGGGTCACATTCGCCTTCAGCCGGGTGATGTGATCGAAGTGGTGGGCAGCACCGACTGCGGATTGCTCGAGGGCTATGTGCGAGGCACTAATCAGTCCGGCTTCTTTCCGGCCGACTGCGTCCAGGAGGTGAGTCTGCGCCAGAAGCACATCACCAATGTGATGACCGCCAGCACGGGCATGGctccccagcagcagcagcaacagcatttgCAGCAGGCACCGGCAGGTTCCTCCGCCGCCTCCTACCAGGGATCACCACAGTTGAGCTTGTGTGGACATTCTGGCAGTTCCAGCACCCTGCTCCAGCAGCCCCATCAGTCGCCATCCCTGTCGGTGGCCAGCAATGGATCATGCCAACAGCCGCTGGAGAGCAATGGAGGTGGAGCCTCTGGCAATGGCATCAACAATCGAAACAATAACCACTCAGTGGGACAGTACAGTAGCGCCACTGCGCCACGCATCAAAAAGAG CGCCTATAACGCCCCTCGATCGGTGGTACTGCACCGAGCGAAGCGCGGATTTGGCTTCATATTGCGCGGCGCCAAGGCAAGTTCCCAGCTAATGCAGCTGCGTCCGTCAGAGCGCTTCCCGGCGCTCCAATACCTGGATGATGTGGATCCGGGTGGAGTGGCGGACATGGCAGGACTGCGTCCAGGTGACTTCCTGCTGACCATCAACGGCGAAGACGTTAGCTCCGCCTCGCACGAACAAGTGGTCGAAATGATCCGTTCGGCCGGCGCTTTGGTCAACTTGACAGTGGTTTCGCCACAGTTCCCCCACCAGATGCAGGCCAGTGCTCAGTATCTGCCCAGCGGAGCGCGAGCCGGCAGCCACCATTTGAACAGTGGGCCGAGTACTCCTCAAAGTTCGCACCGTCAGTGCGCCACGTTGCCGAGAAAGATGACAGGTCCGGGAGGAAGTGGTCCTGCCTCCTCCTCCGGCGGCAGTGTGCGAATGGCACCGATGCCACCGCGCAGGGATCCCAAGACCACGTTGAGTGTAGGCAGGGCCAGAGCCAAATCCATGGTGGCTGGTTTAGAGAACGGCGGTGAGAAGGAGGACGATTTGCCGCACACCAAATCCAACTCAGTGGAGTCAATCGCAACGCCAACACCTACCGGTATTCAAACGGGACCTGGAACACCCGTTCAGCTGCGCACGGCCAGCATTAAGGCGCGACCCACGTCCAGTAGGATCACAGCTGCCGAATTGGAGGAGCTATTCCAGCGACAGCAAGGCGAGGGCAGTGCAGCAAACGCCAGTCGGTATGCCACCATGATGACCAGCTCCCGTTTCCAGTCGGGCACGGACAGCGGTGCAGCCACTCCACCAGCATCAAATGGATCTCCCATGAGGAGTGGACCGCTGGTGTACGGCAGTGTGGCTGAGATGAAACGTAAGACAGCGAGGAGCAAGCATGGTAGTGGCACGCTGCGTGGAAAGCCCGTAGCCACACCAACCGTCGGACCAGGTGGAGCTGGAGGCGGTCGTGACCTCAAGCGGTTCCATTCCACACCCGACTTGCATGGTCCTCAGCTGCACGGTTCAGCCTCATCCATTTGGCAGGCATCTGGAAAGGGTCACCACTCGCAGGACGATGTGGCCACGCTCCATGCCTCACTCCAACGCTTGAACTCTAACCAAGGTGAACTGAAACTGGGAGGATTAGGAGCAGGATCTGCTACAGGAGCGGGAGGAGCGGTACTACCGCCGCCCAATCACCCACCTCCGCCACCTCCAGTGGGTCAGGTTGTTAAAGTGGAAACACGCAGCAGTGTTTCAGAGTATGAGAGCACCATCTCCTtacaacaaaaactgaagAAGCGAGCGGAAAACGATGCTGTGACCAGTGCAGCCATCGATGGCGTCCAGAGCAGCTTCAATCCCTCGGCAAATGCCAAGATCTATGCCTCGCCGCAGGAACTGCGCAACGTGATGGCCTGGAAGTTGCGGCAGGCGCAGGAGAAGCCATCGCAGGAGACATCCGCTGGATCCCAGCAGCCAGTTAGTCAGTACGCTGCTCCCACGCAGATGCGACcagcacaacaacagcagcagcagcagcagcaagcacAGCAGCCACCCACAGCTCTGGCCTCTCACTATGCGGCTCCCCAAGTCCAGGTCCAGCAAGTGCAACTGGTGCAGCAGTCACCTCAGCAGTCTGCCCCTCAGTCCCCGCCTGCTCCACCGCTGCCACAGGCAGCACCTGTGCCGGCAcaaaatggcaatggcaatggcagtACAAGTGGAGCCGGATCAGCTCCTCCTATTCCCGAACCTGACTACAGCTGCAGTGAGTCGGATGGCGAGGATGAGAACTCTATTCTGGTGGCACGGAACACCAAGCTCAACGAGAAGATTGCACTATTCGATGTGCCAGAAACTAGTGGAAATAGTCAGGCTAG TGGGAGTAGTTCCAACTCAGGCAGTGCCTCGATTTCGCATTCGCTCTCTGTGGAGGAGATCCAGCGCATTCGCAGCAATCTAAAGACATCAAAGTCATCGCCAAACGGTTTTGCCAAGAAACCAGAGGACGAGAAACCACAAGAACAGCAGCAATCCCACCAACAACCACAGCAACTGTTGCAGCCAGGCGAAGATGAGTGCGACAACAGCAGCTCCGGCGTCAGCAGCGAGCAGGAACAGCTGGCACTGGCCGCCGGGGTTACACTGCCAGGTGGTGGTAAGCCCACCGATACCATTAAGAAGAAACCATCGGTGACCATTGTCGAGGAACCCAAGACTATTCCCGATCagcccagcagcaacaccagtcACACTACGAAGCCTATGGCCAAAACCACTATCAGCATAGGCGGCGGTGGCAGTACTGTGCCCACAGCCACACTTACAGTGAAGCAACttgtgcaacagcaacatgcaCCTGTTatccaacagcagcagcagcaactgggCAGCAAGCAACCAGTGACGGCCGCCAGCACCAACAAAATTACGCAACAGAGCACCATCAACAGCAATGTGATGAGTCCCCAGGTTTTGGGGCGCATTCCcagccatcatcatcagcagcagtcgtCGAATCCCAACCAGAAGTTGATCGCCACCCAGCAGCAGatactgcagcagcaacaacagcaactggcCCACCAGCAACATCTCCAGCAGATCCTCAAGGCAAAGGCCGCCGCGGCCGGAGGAGCCAGCAACACTGCCGTCCTGGTGGCGAAGCATCAGCAGAAACTACATAAGGGCACCAGCAGTGGCCACGAATCAGAGATGGAGACTCGTTCCGATCTGGAGGATGATGATGGAGATCTGAGTCCCTCGCCACCGGCCAAGGCGTTCCAGCGTCACAATTCGCTGACGCGCAAACAGGCAGCGGCAATTGCCATGCAGAGGGGTGCCACCAGAACCACGGCAGTGTCCCTGATGCAACTCCCGCCGCCACTGGAAGCGGACAGCGATGGAGAGCCGTCACAGCTCACTCTTCAGCGCCAGCAGGCCCATCACCCGTCACAGACCCACCCACATCCCCaccagctgcagcaacaactgcaactgcaacagcagcagcaacaacaaccaatGGCCGCCCACATTGTGGGCATGCTGCCCAGCGGACAGTTGGTGGCTGTTGCCTctggtgctgttgctggcgttcCGGGCGTTGGGGCGACTGCGGTGCAGCAGGGCAACAACAATCTGCAGCAACTGTGCACCGATAATCTGGTGTTGGCACCTCCGCCGCAGTTCTGCGATTGCAACGATGCCAAGCACGCGCCGCAGCCGCATCTGCCAACGAGCCAATATCatccacagcagcaacagcagcagcagcatcagcagcaacaacagcagcagcaacagctgcaacagcaactgcagcagcagcagatgctgCAGATGCACCAGCGGCTGTCCGGGGGCGCTGGCGCTGGAGCGGTGGGCACCCTGGGAAGGGTCCGGATTGTGGGGGCCATGCCCAAGGCCAACCACCATAGGTTGCACTAA